GAGAACTGGAGCAGGCCAACGATGACCTGGAGAGAGCCAAGAGGTCACTATATACCATAGTAGAACTAAACTAACCTTACTAACGCAGCCATTCAAATGTTTTACTTGACTTCAAGCCTAGGTTGTAGGCTAAGTGGATTTAACTTTTGTGTTGTTAACTAAATGAAAGCATGTTGACTGGTAGCTGTGTCTCAGTATTCAGAGAGTGTCTCCACTTAGTGTTAACCCAGTTATCCAACCCACACAGATACTGTACATTTTTCAGCAGCTTCTGCTACTAACAGTTGTCCACCCcaacccctctcccccctcctcctctcccccctcctcctccctccccctctcctccctccctcagggCGACCATTGTATCTCTGGAGGACTTTGAGGGTCGTCTGAACCAGGCCATAGAGAGGAATGCCTTCCTGGAGGGTGAGCTGGACGAGAAGGAGAACCTACTGGAGTCAGTTCAGAGACTGAAGGATGAAGCCAGAGGTATGAAGACATTAAACACCTAGCTTACCTCTATCCCCGACCTACCCTTTCTGTTATGTGTAATACTGCTGTATTAAGTCAGCTGGATCAGAAGGAGAACCTACTGGTCTCAGTTCAGAGACTGAAGGATGAAGCCAGAGGTACGGACGGGGACAACCCCTAACTGTACCCTTCCTTCCCCTAACTCCCTTTCCCCTActaatcaagggcttgatgattagttgaccagttGAATCAGATGTACTGATAGGACTGGAATATTTGAAATAAGTGGAACTGTCTGGCTGGTACttgaggagagggttgggaaacactgccctatCCATTTGGTTGAATCATGTCTGTATTGGTGTGTCTGATGCCCCAGCCCTGAGACAGGAGCTGGCGGTGAGGGAGAGGACTCCAAACAGAATGTCATGTCTGTAATCATGTCAGTATTGGTGCTTGTATCTCATTTCTGTCTATCTGTCCCCCCCAGACCTGAGACAGGAGATGGCAGTGAGGGAGAGGACTACAGACAGGTTGTCAGCCCCCAGCTCTCCTACCCTGGACATCGACAAGATGGACTCTGCTGTCCAGGCCTCCCTGTCCCTGCCTGCCACCCCTGTAGGGAAGGGAATGGAACAACCCTTCCTCAACCCTAAATCATCAGGTAGGTCAACAGCCATGTCTTCTAACAGACCTGGGTGGAAATAGTAttagttttctttcaaatactttacatGTGCTTTATTGAGCTTGCCaggtgcaatggaaccaatggaagaGTCTCAAAAGTCACTCCAGGCAGTCTCAATTAAATGCTCAAAATGTTTTGAAAGTAtataaatactatttgaacccaggtctgtttttTTAGTTCCTTAACTTTTGGAGCTGTACCTCCATGTGAAACCGTTTCTATGTCTCTGTCATATGCTAAATactgtctcttccctctctctctcccctctccctctctctcccctctctctctctcccctctctctcctctctctctcctctctctctcctctctctcgctcccctctcctctctctctctctctctctcccctctctcctctctgtctctctgtctctatctttctctctctggctctctctgtctctgtctctatggctctctctatggctctctctgtctctctcctctctctctcgcccctctcctctctcacctctctctctctctcacctctctctctcacctctctctctctctcccctctctcactctacagTGTTAACAAATGGCTGTGGGCATGGTAGCTCACCTCTGACCCCATCAGCAAGAATCTCTGCTCTTAATATCGTTGGGGACCTACTTAGAAAAGTGGGGGTAAATATCAGACCTTTGTTTCTTGTAGCAATGTTTTCCAATGCCAGTGTTATGCATCCACCCTCTATGAAGCTAATGTTGgcgacaaaacattatgaacactctTCTTGAGTGAACCCAACAGTTTGGCTTCCATCTCTTCTCTTGACTTGACAGCAGAGTATATTGGAAATATATCCTGAATTAAAGGTTACAACAGAATCCACAGCTTGTGATTAGTCTAATGTAGGCCATGTTTTTCTGTCGTTAGGCGCTGGAGTCCAAGCTAGCTGCATGTAGGAACTTTGCCAAGGACCAGGCAGTGAGGAAAACCTACTCCACGTCATCCACCAACATGATCACTGGGAACGGAAACCTCATCAACAGTAACGCCACCAAGTTCTCCCACTCACTACACACCACCTACTACGACAAAACGTGAGTTCTGTCTCTCTCAGGATTATTCCCACTGTTCCATCTATCTCTCggagttgctctctctctcaggagtatTCCCACTGT
This sequence is a window from Coregonus clupeaformis isolate EN_2021a chromosome 7, ASM2061545v1, whole genome shotgun sequence. Protein-coding genes within it:
- the LOC121555372 gene encoding nuclear distribution protein nudE-like 1-B isoform X1, with protein sequence MDTEMIPKFTSKDEEIDYWKALSLTYKKSYHEAQEELLEFQEGSRELEAELEAQLGQAEHRLRDLHTENQRLKSELDNLKEKLEQQYAQSYKQVSMLEDDLGQTRGIKEHLHKYVRELEQANDDLERAKRATIVSLEDFEGRLNQAIERNAFLEGELDEKENLLESVQRLKDEARDLRQEMAVRERTTDRLSAPSSPTLDIDKMDSAVQASLSLPATPVGKGMEQPFLNPKSSVLTNGCGHGSSPLTPSARISALNIVGDLLRKVGALESKLAACRNFAKDQAVRKTYSTSSTNMITGNGNLINSNATKFSHSLHTTYYDKTAVNGLDHSTLTALASPRTVSPPGMLPLTV
- the LOC121555372 gene encoding nuclear distribution protein nudE-like 1-B isoform X2, producing MSSYHEAQEELLEFQEGSRELEAELEAQLGQAEHRLRDLHTENQRLKSELDNLKEKLEQQYAQSYKQVSMLEDDLGQTRGIKEHLHKYVRELEQANDDLERAKRATIVSLEDFEGRLNQAIERNAFLEGELDEKENLLESVQRLKDEARDLRQEMAVRERTTDRLSAPSSPTLDIDKMDSAVQASLSLPATPVGKGMEQPFLNPKSSVLTNGCGHGSSPLTPSARISALNIVGDLLRKVGALESKLAACRNFAKDQAVRKTYSTSSTNMITGNGNLINSNATKFSHSLHTTYYDKTAVNGLDHSTLTALASPRTVSPPGMLPLTV